TTCGGCGGCAGGGGGTACCCGTACAGGTCCCTGTTCCCGGCGAAGGAACTGGCGTTGAACCTGGGcagcgcggcggcggcggcggcggctcccGCCACCGCCGTTCGGTTGGCTAGCAGCGCAGGTATGGGACCCTCGAGGCGGTTGTAGGAGACGTCGAAGGCGGAGAGGCGGCCGAGGAGGCCGAGCTGGTCGGGTATGAGCCCCGTGAGGATGTTGGCGTGGAGGTCGAGGACGTTGAGGTAGGCGCAGAGCGCGAGCTCGGGGGGGATGGGGCCGGAGAGGCGGTTGGAGGAGAGGTTGAGGACGGCGAGGTTGAGGAGGGAGGAGAGCTCCGAGGGGATGGGACCTGAGAGGGCGTTGGAGGAGAGGTCGAGGGACTGAAGGTTGGTGCAGTTGGCGAGGGACGGGGAGAGGGCGCCGCCGAGGGAGAGGCCCGTCAGGGAGAGCTTGTAGACGCGGCCGTTGTTGCAGGTAACCCCCTCGAGGTAGGAGGTGAAGCCGTTGCAGGGGGCAGCGAAGGTGGCGGCCGTCCAGTTCCGGAGGCTGCCGGTCGGGTCCGTCAGGGAGCTACGCAGGTTGGAGAGGCACGCCTCGTCGTCCGGATCAGAGAGTGCCGACGGCAGGAGGAGAAGTAATGGCAGTAACAACAGGAGTTCCGCCGGCCGAGGTGGTCGCGTCGCCATAAGACAGCGGGGGAAGCAAAGCAAACGGGGATAAAGATGCtatatttttctctctcttctccgcGTTCGACTCGTCACTGATAAGTATGTTTACTGTTAATCCAAGTAAAAGCTTTGGATCCCAAATAACTTTCCCATAGAAATCTCTCAATGATAGACAATAACTTATCCACGTGAGTGAAGCAAGAAATAAGATGGAGCATTAATCATCGGAAGGAACAAGAGGCAGGGAGGACGATAAAAAGCCTGATTCACCCGCAGATGGGCGTACACAGGACTGAGATGATCGTACCAGATTCCGAGACCAATAGCTCTCGATCAATCACTCCACTCACGACCGTCACTCGCGCTGCATATCCTCCGGTATGGTCACAGATGGATTACAGCGTTCTCAGTCGTTTAGGTGACTCACGTTTCCTGGAGGACCTtctcctctctcgctctctctctctctctctctctctccccctcctgTATCTGTCACTATTGATTGAGGTCGTGGTTTATTAAGGAAGATGGAAGAAGCTTTGTAGGGTGTGACGGAGACGGGAGATTCCCACGCAAATCCTGGGTGATTTGACACCAGATTGGGTGCCGACCAGCCCCAGGTCACGTCCCTTAAATCCGATCAAAGAATTTTCGCGTCAACTAATACTAGATTTTTTGTCGGCTCggattattatatattattacaTAAATGATATATCTTAAGTTCTattcttatttattatttaatataataatttcagTAAAAGAAAAATTGATATGCTTGGTGGGTCCCACCTAACAAACTACCATAGTGCCCAATACTTCTCCGCCTCTCTGCTTACGGTCTTCCTCGTTTCTACTTGCTGCACTGCCAGAGAGAGATGCCTGCAATTGAGAGAAGACTTAGAAGTCTAACACAGTTTAAACAGTCAGAAATTAAAGAAGGGAAACAATTGGTGGACATGTACACAAATAACGTGAGACTACTTACTGCTGTTCCCGATTACATCTTCTTCCATGAAGCTTTAGAAGCAAAGAAAGGATGCGTTTGACATGCCAATGAGACTTATTAGCTTAAAGCGGGCTGGATATCATATGCGTCCGTTTTGTATGTGAATCTCGATCCACGTTTCACCATACAAGTCTGCAGATGGCTCTATATATGTCATCTTCATCGAGCCATGAGACCAAAGTTCTCATGAACCCAAGTATAATAATGTTCAGAATGGCCTGACTGCTAACCATTCTGCTATGAACCACTGCAGTATGTGCGCGCTTCATGTGTCATCCCATACACTCGAGATAGCTGATGTGAAACAATAGAGAAATGCTGCTAACAAAAACAAGAATATTACAGTCTTGaaactatatatatacacatacaattATTACGTATATTATCCATAGTCCCAACCCCAGATTGGAATAAGATAGATTTAAGGTTGGGTTAGAGCTACAATGCGGAAAAGTGTTCCACCTGCTCGGCGATCGCAGACGACACTCGCGTACAGTTCTACTGACATCTTTGCTCCATTTATGAACCCCTTCTGGAGGAACAGTTGGTAGGGACGAACATGACGCAAATGATGATGCTTCATCTGTTACCAAAATATACTCTTCTGGATCTACATGATCAACGACAACACCAATCCTCTTCGGAAAAGAAAAGCCAACAAAGTCGATGTATCTGTGCCCTGCCCCACTCGCAGCATCTGTCCCATACGTACCAAAAACCATGAGAAGCTTCGACTGTTTCATCACAGTAAAAGCATGTAGAAGCTTCAACAGTTCAGCTTAGCGTAAAAGCTCTCTCGCATCCATGACTTGCATCTGACCCTGACATCTGCTACATGTTGCAGAAGATCATGGCGGGGAATCAAAGCCATGAAGGCCGGAGATGGAGAAGATTCCTTCAACTCTTTGGTGCGAAACCACGAGCATGCATGCATTCCCAGAGAGTCAAGATGTGAACAACACTAAATGCCTTACTGTTTTGGTTGAAACGATATTAGTATGTATaccaagatcaaatcataagCTCTTTCTCCTTCTTTCTCTCAACGAATCCATAGCCAATGTCAATAAAAATATCGGATTTATGTCAACGAATTCAGGATTTCGTGGGCTTCAAAGATCGTATCAGGAACTTGCAGCGATAGAATCGGCCCAAGATTCGATCTTTCCGCAGTTTCCTTGGTTTTGAGCGTCGAGTATGGGGAATAGGTTATAGGTTTGTGGATCAAAGGCAGAGTAGAAGAAAACGGACGACGTCGACGGGAAGCACGACGCCGGCGCGAGTATTTATAAGGCTGAGAGCGACGCTTTATATGTGTGtgtgatttttctaaaaaaagtttgagaatttttgaattttttaaaaatgacCAAAGTTTGTGAATTGTCTCAaaaaattttgagaattttttataACACTAGAGTTTGAAAATTTCTTCGGTAGCatagtatttttaaaaatgatcatCATGTCCCTATTGACCATCACCTTCTATCCTTTGATCAATTCCTCATCGTGCCTTAGTTCAAATGATCATCCGACCTATCCAACAATATAATGTACAGTAACTCTTGAGACGAAGGCACAATCTTTGTGGTTAATGATGAAGGGTATAGGCGAGGGCAAATCGCCTCCCACTTTCCTCGCTCGTGatcaatagtaatgaagagacaCGAGGAGACCATGTTGGTAAAGTAAGAGTACAAGGAGGCTGCATGACCTCTTCGTGGCCAACGACAAAAATGTAATAGAAAACCCTTGTGTGAGGATTGAGAGATGACTAAGGTTGCGGGTGATAATGGCTCTTTCTCTCACAAGAGTTGTAGAAATCCACGACGAGCTCTTGTACGAGGGTTGCATGATaggtttaagaaaaaaataatttttaaaatttactaGGGGTAATCTTTTTACGTGATCTTAGGCACTCTGCAAGAATTTTATAAGCTTGGCACGTTATCTAAAAATGTTTCAAATTTAAAACattttatgaatatatatatatagatatatatatatatatatatatctatatatcctCAACACATGAGATTTCCACGGCTCTGCAATTCCTCGACAAAATCTATGATTATTGGGCACTTGAAACCATAATCTCCTAGTCGAACTCCTGATTGTAAGATAGTGAATCAGTTTTGAGGCCAATTCTAAATCGATTCAACTGAGACTTTGAGCTCTGTCGAGAAACCTGCGTATAAAAGCTGACCACCTTCATCCCTCACAAGAAAAAGTCAGCTCCTGCACATCCATTTGAAGACTAAACGCCCCATCGAAGTTTATATTTATTGGAGATATGATGGAGGAAATATACTGAAATCGTGTTGTTGTAATAGGACTTTGAGATCTTGCAACTCCCAGGAGCCACCCCATCTCTTTTCTTCATGAGACAAGTGAGATTAT
This DNA window, taken from Musa acuminata AAA Group cultivar baxijiao chromosome BXJ3-7, Cavendish_Baxijiao_AAA, whole genome shotgun sequence, encodes the following:
- the LOC135642517 gene encoding receptor-like protein 44; translated protein: MATRPPRPAELLLLLPLLLLLPSALSDPDDEACLSNLRSSLTDPTGSLRNWTAATFAAPCNGFTSYLEGVTCNNGRVYKLSLTGLSLGGALSPSLANCTNLQSLDLSSNALSGPIPSELSSLLNLAVLNLSSNRLSGPIPPELALCAYLNVLDLHANILTGLIPDQLGLLGRLSAFDVSYNRLEGPIPALLANRTAVAGAAAAAAALPRFNASSFAGNRDLYGYPLPPKRGAGLSVLAIVGIGLGSGLLSLVLSFTAVCIWLRVTEQTALMSGEEGKISHLMPDY